The Brevibacillus humidisoli DNA segment CCCACCTCCTTTATTTTTGATACCTTTACCGCCACGTTGGGCGGGTATATGCAAAACCTGGTTCAGATGAGCTTGCGAATGACACCGTTTGTCGACAGCCAATGGATGAGTTCCTGGACGTTGTTTTACTGGGCCTGGTGGATTGCCTGGGCGCCGTTTGTCGGTATGTTTATCGCCCGCGTATCGAAGGGGCGGACGATCCGTGAGTTTGTTCTTGGCGTATTGATCGTGCCGACCTTGTTCAGCTTTTTCTGGTTCTCCGTCTTTGGCGGCACCGCGCTGAAGTTCGAGTTTATCGATCAGGCGGGAATTGGTGCTGTAGTGCAAGAGGATGTGACGACGGCGTTATTTGTCACCTTGGAACAGCTGCCGTTGGGGACAATCCTCTCCGTACTGGCCACGCTGTTGATTATCACGTTTTTTATCACCTCGGCGGACTCCGCTACGTTTGTACTGGGGATGCTTTCATCAAAAGGAAGGTTGGACCCGAGCAACAAAATCAAAATCACCTGGGGTTTTCTGCAATCCTCGATTGCCGCCGTCCTGCTGGTCAGCGGGGGATTGAAGGGGCTGCAGACGGCGTCGATTGTCGCAGCACTGCCTTTTGCGGTGATTATGCTGCTGATGTGCGTCTCGATACTGAAGGCCCTGGAGGCGGAGGTGAAGCAAAAGCAGAGAAGGGAGCGAGAGCGTCAGAAGCATCTGGACGCTCTGCTCGATGCGGAAAAGCAAACCTGATCATGGAAGTGCCGCCTATAGGAAATGGTCTTCGTCTTCCTTTCTTCTCTTTGTCTGGAAACCGGCTGATCCTTTGAATAACAGGTAAAAGGCAGCGATAAAGGTGAGAATGGACAGCGTTAGATAAAACCAGTTCATGTTATCTCCTTTCTCCTCTGTTAGGGCAAGGTCTGTTTTAGATGTTGAACCAGCGCTTGGCTGGCCTTGGACAGATACGATCCTTTGCGGTAAGCGACGGCCAGTTCGATCGTTAGCGCCGGTTTGAGCGGAACGCAGCGGATGAGCGGTTCCCTCTCTACCGCCATCCGCAGCAGCAGACTGATGCCCAGGTTGCGCGTGATTAGTTGTTTCACGATCTCCAACTGGTTAGAGGTATAAATCACGTTTGGCTGAAAGTTGGCTTTGCGGCACTCCTCTAAAATGTATCGGCGTTGAAAGAATCCCTCCTTCAACAGGATAAACGATTCTTCGCGAAGGTCGGGGACAGTCAGGTTCGATTGCCGAGCAAGAGGGTGTTCGTTAGACAGACAGACGGCAAAATCGGCCCTCGTCAGCGGTATTAGTTCCATTTTTTCCGGTTCTTGCAGTGCATCAGGGATCACAATCCCCAAATCAATCTCCTGCTGGATCAATTTCTGCTCTACCGAGAGCGCCCCTTCCTCAAAGGCGGAGAAACGGATCCCAGGATAACGTGAGAGGAAACCGGCCAGCAGATCGGGAAACAGGGAGGTGCCGACCATAGGCGGCAGACCGATGCGGATTTCCCCTCTGGTCAGGCCTTTCAGCTCGGCGATTTCCCGCAGCGCATCCTCCACGCAGCCGACGATTCGTTCCGCATGCCGCAGGAGCACCTCTCCTTCTGCCGTCAGAGATACCTTATGTTCTTTCCGTTGCAGGAGCGGAAGGCCCAGTTCTTCTTCTAGTCGGGCAATTGATTTGCTCAGCGTAGGCTGTGTGAGGTGGAGCCTGGTCGCGGCTTTTGTGAAGCTGCGCTCTTTGGCTACTTCCAAAAAATAGAGCAGTTGGCGGATCTCCACAGAGTATCATTCCTTTTATGAATTCACTTCATAAACTTAATTCATTTTAATTATAGCTTATCTGCGTGGTACACTGAAAGCGCCATTAACGGCGATGAGATGCACGCAGAGAGGTGTTTGCTTTGATCCAGTCGGGAACTTCCCAGTTCTGGCGGGCCTCTTTGGCCCTTGCCATCGGTTCTTTTTTGGTTTTTGCCAATCTTTACATGACGCAGCCGTTGCTTCCTGTATTTGTCGCGATTTATGGGGTATCTGAAACCGTTTCCAGTCTATCGATCTCACTGGTTATCCTGACGTTAAGTCTGTCTCTGCTCATCTTTGCCGCCTTGTCCGATGCTTACGGCAGGAAACCGGTTATGGTATGTTCGATGGTTGGCGTGACGCTTGCCACCTGGCTGCTGATATGGGTCCCTTCCTTTCCCTTGCTGCTGGTTGTTCGGGCGCTGCAAGGGATTTTTTTGGCTGGGCTGCCGGCAGTGGCGATTGCCTATATTGCCGATGAGTTCGATCCGTCGGTGCTGTCATCCGCAGTTGGCATCTACATCAGTGGGAATACGGTTGGCGGTATGGTTGGCCGGGCTGTCTCCGGCTTCGCCGCAGACTGGGGCGGTTACAAGACGTCTTTCGCTGTGATGGGGTGCACCAGTCTGCTCTGTCTGGTGCTATTTCTGGTTCTTCTACCGGAGCCTAAACGTTTTCAGCGGCGTCCGTTTCACTGGCGGAAATCGTTGAAGGAGATGCAGCGACATCTTGTCAATCCCACTTTGCTTCCGGCTTTTTTTGCGGGAGGGTTGCATTTTTTTCTATTTGTAGGCTTATATAATGATGTAACATTTTTACTTAGCTCGCCGCCGTATTACCTAACACCGACCTGGCTTGGTTTCTTGTTTCTCACCTATCTTGCCGGGACAGTCAGTTCGACGATTGCCGGCTGGACCCAGCGGTGGTGGAGATTATCGACTGGTGTTTCGATGGGGATTGCCTTCATAGCCGTAGGACTAATCATCACCTTGGAGCGTTCGATTGGGGCTATTGTCTGTGGCTTGTTGGCCGTTAGTTTCGGTTTTTTCTTTGCTCATTCGCTCACCAGTTCCTATGTAAGCAAACAGGCTCCATTTGCCAAGGCCGGTGCCTCTTCCATCTACCTGGTCGCGTATTATCTAGGGGGAAGTCTCGGCAGTACGCTGCTTGGTCTGGTTTATTTCATCTGGCAGTGGAATGGTGTGGTCTGTGTGAGCCTGCTGGTGCTCCTGCTCACGTTTGCCTGCAGTCAGGTGATGCGTCGGCATGAAGGGCGGCACCATACCCCTGGGACCAACCGGGTACAATAGTGGAAGAAACGAAAAGCTGTGATGCGCTCTGCCGCCAGCGTTTCCAAACAATAGCGGGGACGAATCGATTTTGTGACAAAACCTGGAGGATGTTAGAATGCAATCTTTGTTATGGGGAAGTGTTTTGTCCGCTTTGTCAACAGGGGTGGGGGCGTTGCCCATCCTCTTTTTCAGGCAGGTGACGCATCGCTGGCGTGATATCCTGCTCGCGTTTACGGCTGGCATCATGATGGCGGCTGCCACCTTTAGTTTGATGCCGCAGGCGCTGGCGGGCGCCGATATGATGGTCCTCTGTCTGGGTGTTGTGACGGGGACACTGGTGCTGACCGTGCTGGAGTTGATCGTACCGCATATCGATCTGGAACATTCGCGGATGAACATCAGGGTGGATGAGAAATCTCTGCTAATCCTGGCTGCGATCACGCTTCACAACCTGCCGGAGGGACTTTCGGTCGGAGTAAGCTACTCCAGCCAGGATCAGCAACTAGGCGGACTGATTGCCTTTGCTATCGGCCTGCAAAACGCTCCGGAAGGTTTCCTGGTGGCGTTATTTTTGATCAACCAGCAG contains these protein-coding regions:
- a CDS encoding ZIP family metal transporter, which gives rise to MQSLLWGSVLSALSTGVGALPILFFRQVTHRWRDILLAFTAGIMMAAATFSLMPQALAGADMMVLCLGVVTGTLVLTVLELIVPHIDLEHSRMNIRVDEKSLLILAAITLHNLPEGLSVGVSYSSQDQQLGGLIAFAIGLQNAPEGFLVALFLINQQVSRWKAFLLATLTGSVEIVAALIGYSLTSLVEGLVPYGLSFAAGAMLFIVYKELIPESHGDGHERAATFSFIIGLLVMVGLIQWFG
- a CDS encoding MFS transporter, with translation MIQSGTSQFWRASLALAIGSFLVFANLYMTQPLLPVFVAIYGVSETVSSLSISLVILTLSLSLLIFAALSDAYGRKPVMVCSMVGVTLATWLLIWVPSFPLLLVVRALQGIFLAGLPAVAIAYIADEFDPSVLSSAVGIYISGNTVGGMVGRAVSGFAADWGGYKTSFAVMGCTSLLCLVLFLVLLPEPKRFQRRPFHWRKSLKEMQRHLVNPTLLPAFFAGGLHFFLFVGLYNDVTFLLSSPPYYLTPTWLGFLFLTYLAGTVSSTIAGWTQRWWRLSTGVSMGIAFIAVGLIITLERSIGAIVCGLLAVSFGFFFAHSLTSSYVSKQAPFAKAGASSIYLVAYYLGGSLGSTLLGLVYFIWQWNGVVCVSLLVLLLTFACSQVMRRHEGRHHTPGTNRVQ
- a CDS encoding LysR family transcriptional regulator; its protein translation is MEIRQLLYFLEVAKERSFTKAATRLHLTQPTLSKSIARLEEELGLPLLQRKEHKVSLTAEGEVLLRHAERIVGCVEDALREIAELKGLTRGEIRIGLPPMVGTSLFPDLLAGFLSRYPGIRFSAFEEGALSVEQKLIQQEIDLGIVIPDALQEPEKMELIPLTRADFAVCLSNEHPLARQSNLTVPDLREESFILLKEGFFQRRYILEECRKANFQPNVIYTSNQLEIVKQLITRNLGISLLLRMAVEREPLIRCVPLKPALTIELAVAYRKGSYLSKASQALVQHLKQTLP